In a single window of the Natronosalvus caseinilyticus genome:
- a CDS encoding V-type ATP synthase subunit E — MSLDTVVTDIREEAHARAEEIRAEGEARAEEIESAAEDDAEETLERAETEVEREIEQLREQRLSSAKLEAKQERLEARRNVLGEVREQVEAELAGLEGETREDLTRTLIDAAGEEFDEGDDVRVYGRAEDQALIESILADYDGYAYAGERDCLGGVVVESDQSRVRVNNTFDSVLEDVWEENLREISNRLFEQ; from the coding sequence ATGAGTTTGGATACAGTCGTCACAGACATTCGAGAAGAGGCCCACGCGCGTGCGGAAGAGATCCGCGCGGAAGGCGAGGCTCGCGCCGAGGAGATCGAGTCGGCGGCCGAGGACGACGCCGAGGAAACCCTCGAGCGTGCCGAGACCGAGGTCGAACGCGAGATCGAGCAGCTGCGCGAACAGCGACTCTCCAGTGCGAAACTGGAGGCGAAACAGGAGCGCCTGGAGGCCCGACGGAACGTCCTCGGCGAGGTTCGCGAGCAGGTCGAAGCCGAACTGGCCGGCCTCGAAGGCGAGACCCGCGAGGATCTGACGCGGACGCTCATCGACGCGGCCGGCGAGGAGTTCGACGAGGGCGACGACGTTCGCGTCTACGGTCGCGCCGAGGACCAGGCACTGATCGAGTCGATCCTCGCGGACTACGACGGCTACGCGTACGCCGGCGAGCGCGACTGCCTCGGCGGCGTCGTCGTCGAGAGCGACCAGTCCCGCGTCCGGGTGAACAACACCTTCGACTCGGTACTCGAGGACGTCTGGGAAGAGAACCTCCGGGAGATCAGTAACCGACTCTTCGAGCAATGA
- the ahaH gene encoding ATP synthase archaeal subunit H, with amino-acid sequence MPRPQVLQEIKSAEEEADKIVAQAENDRDERIAEARKRAEEIRSEAEAEARDLKERRLEDAREEIDAECERVLREGTEDREALEKRATTRVDEVASHVVDLFQEDVNAQT; translated from the coding sequence ATGCCGAGGCCACAGGTTCTACAAGAGATCAAGTCGGCAGAAGAGGAGGCCGACAAAATCGTCGCACAGGCGGAGAACGACCGCGACGAGCGCATCGCCGAGGCCCGGAAACGCGCCGAGGAGATACGCTCGGAAGCGGAAGCGGAGGCTCGAGACCTCAAGGAGCGCCGACTCGAGGACGCTCGCGAGGAGATCGACGCCGAGTGTGAGCGCGTGCTCCGGGAGGGAACCGAGGATCGCGAGGCGCTCGAAAAACGCGCCACGACACGGGTCGACGAGGTGGCATCCCACGTCGTCGACCTGTTCCAGGAGGACGTCAATGCTCAGACCTGA
- a CDS encoding V-type ATP synthase subunit I — MLRPERMSKVSVTGSKGVMPTVIEAVYDLNLVHLSDYDGSWAGFDNGNPIVGADEASEKLVTVRALESTLDLEDEDVDVASGRLGDDWEPRLESIRTRVNDLDDRRTEVRDQLRRVRERLDRIEPFADLGIDLDLLSGYDSVEVVVGEGSLTAVEAALDASDDVRAYETFTGTGDGVVAIVAAPAAGADEGFVDDALVGVDFSRYQVPETEKDPESYVSDLERDERDLEAKLEEIDADLETIKTEEGAFLLLAEEKLTIEVQRAEAPLQFATSDRAFIAEGWIPTTEYDRLVAALNDAVGDSVEIEELERADYDRHGAHTHTEDVQKGTPAAQDEDGPSASEDEEERAEQKVVPDGGSAVTMDDEPPVIQDNPSAAKPFEALVNAVNKPKYSELDPTIFLFLTFPVFFGFMIGDVGYGILYVAIGYYMATNFESDGISSLGGVAIWAGAFTIIFGFIYGEIFGLHALGDIVWGDLFGVELLPLNKGLEPGAAEFAIGWMVVSVLAGIVHLNIGYLIDFYENLSHGVKDALFHSGSWILMLNGIWIWIFSAHAAGEKPEFLYTTFASDGPFPIGFTGFPEWGLFTFPEAIPGIGGSLLTVPLLVFFVGLVMLAIGDTVEVVEALDVVVNVFSYTRMGAVLLAKAGMAFVVNLLFFGAYEDPDGAFHFLGSAGHDPSYVAEHYGSGATVIFDGLMHMGGIAGLIGGFVILVVGHIVVLILGVTSAGLQGVRLEYVEFFNKFYEGGGANYEPFGHDRTYSQE, encoded by the coding sequence ATGCTCAGACCTGAACGGATGAGCAAGGTCTCGGTGACCGGTTCGAAGGGCGTCATGCCCACGGTCATCGAGGCAGTTTACGACCTGAACCTGGTACACCTTTCGGACTACGACGGCTCCTGGGCGGGCTTCGACAACGGCAACCCCATCGTGGGCGCCGACGAGGCCTCCGAGAAGCTCGTCACGGTTCGAGCCCTCGAGAGCACGCTCGACCTCGAGGACGAGGACGTGGACGTCGCCTCCGGCCGGCTCGGCGACGACTGGGAGCCTCGCCTCGAGTCCATCCGGACGCGGGTCAACGACCTCGACGACCGACGCACCGAGGTTCGCGACCAGTTGCGCCGCGTCAGGGAGCGACTCGACCGGATCGAACCGTTCGCGGACCTCGGGATCGACCTCGACTTGCTGTCGGGGTACGACTCCGTCGAGGTCGTCGTCGGCGAGGGCTCGCTGACTGCGGTCGAGGCTGCCCTCGACGCGTCCGACGACGTCCGTGCCTACGAGACGTTCACTGGCACCGGCGACGGGGTCGTCGCGATCGTCGCAGCGCCCGCCGCCGGAGCCGACGAAGGGTTCGTCGACGACGCCCTCGTCGGCGTCGACTTCAGCCGCTACCAGGTGCCCGAGACGGAGAAGGACCCCGAGTCCTACGTATCCGATCTCGAGCGCGATGAACGCGACCTCGAGGCCAAACTCGAGGAGATCGACGCCGACCTCGAGACGATCAAGACCGAGGAGGGCGCGTTCCTGTTGCTCGCCGAGGAGAAACTCACGATCGAGGTCCAGCGCGCCGAGGCGCCGCTGCAGTTCGCGACGAGCGACCGGGCGTTCATCGCCGAGGGCTGGATCCCAACGACCGAGTACGACCGCCTCGTCGCCGCGCTGAACGACGCCGTCGGCGACAGCGTCGAGATCGAAGAACTCGAGCGCGCCGACTACGACCGTCACGGCGCCCACACCCACACCGAAGACGTCCAGAAGGGGACGCCCGCCGCACAGGACGAGGACGGGCCGAGCGCCAGTGAGGACGAAGAAGAGCGGGCCGAGCAGAAAGTCGTCCCTGACGGCGGCTCGGCCGTCACGATGGACGACGAACCGCCGGTCATCCAGGACAACCCCTCGGCCGCGAAGCCGTTCGAGGCCCTGGTTAACGCGGTCAACAAACCCAAATACAGCGAACTCGACCCGACGATCTTCCTGTTCCTGACGTTCCCGGTCTTCTTCGGCTTCATGATCGGCGACGTCGGCTACGGGATCCTGTACGTCGCCATCGGCTACTACATGGCGACCAACTTCGAGAGCGACGGCATCTCGAGTCTTGGCGGCGTGGCCATCTGGGCCGGCGCGTTCACGATCATATTCGGGTTCATCTACGGCGAAATCTTCGGCTTGCACGCCCTCGGCGACATCGTCTGGGGCGACCTGTTCGGCGTCGAGCTGTTGCCGCTGAACAAGGGGCTCGAGCCCGGTGCCGCCGAGTTCGCCATCGGCTGGATGGTCGTGAGCGTGCTCGCCGGCATCGTGCACCTGAACATTGGTTACCTGATCGACTTCTACGAGAACCTCAGCCACGGCGTCAAGGACGCGCTCTTCCACAGCGGGTCGTGGATCCTGATGCTCAACGGGATCTGGATCTGGATCTTCTCGGCTCACGCCGCGGGCGAGAAGCCGGAGTTCCTCTACACGACGTTCGCCAGCGACGGACCCTTCCCGATCGGGTTCACCGGGTTCCCCGAGTGGGGCCTGTTCACGTTCCCGGAAGCGATCCCGGGCATCGGCGGCTCCCTGCTGACGGTGCCGCTGCTCGTGTTCTTCGTCGGACTGGTCATGCTCGCGATCGGCGACACCGTCGAGGTCGTCGAAGCGCTCGACGTCGTCGTCAACGTCTTCTCGTACACCCGGATGGGCGCGGTGTTGCTCGCGAAGGCCGGCATGGCCTTCGTGGTCAACCTGCTGTTCTTCGGTGCTTACGAGGATCCCGATGGCGCGTTCCACTTCCTCGGGTCGGCCGGACACGACCCTAGCTACGTCGCCGAGCACTACGGCAGCGGGGCCACCGTCATCTTCGACGGCCTCATGCACATGGGTGGCATCGCCGGACTCATCGGCGGCTTCGTCATTCTAGTTGTCGGACACATCGTCGTGTTAATCCTTGGCGTGACAAGCGCCGGCTTACAGGGCGTTCGACTGGAGTACGTCGAATTCTTTAACAAGTTTTATGAAGGCGGTGGAGCCAACTACGAACCGTTCGGACACGATCGAACCTACAGTCAGGAGTAA
- a CDS encoding methyltransferase domain-containing protein translates to MGILENKARARLFYKYLSTIYDRINPFIWNEEMRTEALSLLNFEDAEMVLDVGCGTGFATEGLLEHVDTVYALDQSEHQLEKAYAKFGKTGGPVHFHRGDAERLPFETDTFDIVWSSGSIEYWPEPVLALREFNRVLKPGGQVLVVGPNYPDNRIAQVLADAMMLFYDEYEADRMFKAAGFEEVKHLFQGPSYEPEVAITTIARAPEK, encoded by the coding sequence ATGGGAATCCTCGAGAACAAGGCGCGGGCGCGGCTGTTCTACAAGTACCTCTCGACGATTTACGACCGGATCAACCCCTTCATCTGGAACGAGGAGATGCGAACCGAGGCGCTCTCGCTGCTAAACTTCGAAGACGCCGAAATGGTGCTCGACGTGGGCTGTGGAACCGGCTTCGCGACCGAGGGTCTGCTCGAGCACGTCGACACCGTCTACGCGCTCGATCAGAGCGAACACCAGCTCGAGAAGGCCTACGCCAAGTTCGGGAAGACGGGCGGCCCCGTTCACTTCCACCGGGGCGACGCCGAGCGACTTCCGTTCGAGACGGACACGTTCGATATCGTCTGGTCGTCGGGGTCGATCGAGTACTGGCCCGAACCCGTTCTCGCCCTGCGGGAGTTCAACCGCGTGCTGAAACCGGGCGGTCAGGTGCTCGTCGTGGGGCCGAACTACCCGGATAACCGGATCGCCCAGGTGCTGGCCGACGCGATGATGCTCTTCTACGACGAGTACGAGGCCGACCGCATGTTCAAGGCGGCGGGCTTCGAGGAGGTCAAACACCTGTTCCAGGGGCCCAGCTACGAACCCGAGGTGGCGATCACGACGATCGCTCGAGCGCCCGAGAAGTAA